A single region of the Bacteroides luhongzhouii genome encodes:
- a CDS encoding S41 family peptidase, producing the protein MKKLITSLALVLSALSSYAITPLWMRDARISPDGTEIVFCYKGDIYKVPAQGGTAVQLTTQASYESNPVWSPDGKQIAFASDRNGNFDLFIMPADGGVARRLTYHSASEIPSAFTPDGKYVLFSASIQDPANSALFPTGAMTELYKVSVDGGRTEQVLATPAELVCFDKAGKNFLYQDRKGFEDEWRKHHTSSITRDIWLYNTQTGKHTNLTNRRGEDRNPVYAPDGNTVYFLSERNGGSFNVYTFPLNTPQEVKAVTTFKTHPVRFLSVSDKGTLCYAYDGELYTQKPGARPEKVKVELVRDDEEQVAALKFSQGATSASVSPDGKQVAFIVRGDVFVTSTDYATTKQITNTPAKEAAVSFAPDNRTLVYASERTGNWQLYTAKISRKEDPNFPNATLIEEEVLLPSKTVERAYPQYSPDGKELAFIEDRNRLMVLDLKTKKVRQVTDGSTWYNTGGGFDYEWSPDGKWFTLEFIGNRHDPYSDIGIVSAQGGAITNLTNSGYISGSPHWVLDGNAILFQTERYGMRAHASWGSQQDVMLVFLNQDAYDRYRLSKEDFELLKELEKEQKKAKEKDDNKKKDGDKEKADEEKVGQKDIVVELNGIEDRIVRLTPNSSDLGSAILSKDGEDLYYFSAFEDGYDLWKMNLREKETKRLHKLNTGWASLMLDKKGDIFLLGSRNMQKMDAKSDALKSISYQAEMKMDLAAEREAMFDHVYKQHQKRFYNVNMHGVNWDAMTNAYRKFLPHIDNNYDFAELLSEWLGELNVSHTGGRYSPKGKGDVTSNLGLLFDWDYQGKGMQIAEIIEKGPFDHSRTKVKAGCIIEKINGEEITPDHDITCLLNNKAGKKTLISIYNPQNKERWEEVVMPVTSGQLNGLLYKRWVKQRAADVEKWSKGRLGYVHIQSMGDDSFRTVYSDILGKYNNCDGIVIDTRFNGGGRLHEDIEILFSGQKYFTQVVRGREACDMPSRRWNKPSIMLQCEANYSNAHGTPWVYKHQNIGKLVGMPVPGTMTSVSWETLQDPSLVFGIPIVGYRLPDGSYLENTQLEPDVKVANDPETVVKGEDTQLKVAVDELLKEIDKQKK; encoded by the coding sequence ATGAAGAAACTAATAACTTCGTTAGCACTGGTATTATCAGCATTATCCAGCTATGCAATCACTCCTTTGTGGATGCGTGATGCACGTATTTCACCGGATGGAACCGAGATTGTCTTCTGTTATAAAGGAGATATTTATAAAGTTCCCGCACAAGGAGGAACTGCCGTTCAACTTACCACACAAGCCTCTTATGAATCCAATCCCGTCTGGTCTCCCGACGGAAAACAAATCGCATTTGCCAGTGACCGGAATGGAAATTTCGACCTGTTCATCATGCCTGCCGACGGAGGTGTCGCCCGGAGACTGACTTACCATTCCGCATCGGAAATTCCCTCGGCTTTTACACCGGATGGAAAGTATGTCCTTTTCTCCGCTTCCATACAAGATCCTGCAAACAGTGCTTTGTTTCCTACGGGAGCAATGACAGAATTATACAAAGTTTCTGTAGACGGAGGACGCACCGAACAAGTATTGGCAACTCCCGCCGAACTCGTTTGTTTTGATAAAGCAGGAAAGAACTTTCTTTATCAGGACCGCAAAGGTTTTGAGGATGAATGGAGAAAACATCACACTTCATCCATTACGAGAGATATTTGGTTATACAATACCCAAACCGGAAAACATACGAACCTGACAAACAGAAGAGGGGAGGACCGTAATCCTGTATATGCACCTGATGGTAATACAGTCTATTTTTTGAGTGAACGTAATGGAGGTTCTTTTAATGTGTATACTTTCCCATTGAATACTCCACAAGAAGTAAAGGCTGTCACTACTTTTAAGACTCATCCGGTACGTTTCTTGTCTGTCAGCGATAAAGGAACTTTGTGTTATGCCTATGACGGTGAACTTTATACCCAGAAACCCGGTGCCCGTCCGGAAAAAGTAAAAGTAGAGCTTGTCCGTGATGATGAAGAGCAGGTTGCTGCACTTAAATTCTCACAGGGAGCCACTTCCGCTTCCGTATCTCCGGATGGCAAACAGGTTGCTTTTATTGTACGTGGTGACGTTTTTGTAACTTCAACTGACTATGCTACAACCAAGCAAATTACAAATACTCCCGCGAAAGAAGCTGCCGTCTCTTTTGCTCCGGACAACCGGACACTGGTTTATGCCAGTGAACGCACCGGTAATTGGCAACTTTACACTGCAAAAATAAGCCGTAAGGAAGACCCTAATTTCCCTAATGCCACTCTTATTGAGGAGGAAGTTTTATTACCGTCCAAAACGGTAGAACGTGCTTATCCGCAATATTCGCCGGATGGTAAAGAGCTGGCTTTTATCGAAGACCGCAATCGTTTGATGGTACTCGATTTGAAAACGAAGAAAGTGCGTCAGGTGACGGACGGTTCTACATGGTATAACACCGGAGGTGGATTTGACTACGAATGGTCACCGGATGGCAAATGGTTTACTCTTGAATTTATCGGCAATCGTCATGATCCTTATTCGGATATAGGTATTGTCAGTGCACAGGGAGGAGCGATAACCAATCTGACTAATAGTGGATATATCAGTGGTTCTCCGCATTGGGTACTCGATGGAAATGCCATTCTTTTCCAGACCGAACGTTATGGTATGCGTGCACATGCTTCTTGGGGATCGCAACAGGATGTTATGTTGGTATTCCTCAATCAGGATGCTTATGATCGTTACCGTTTGAGCAAGGAAGATTTCGAATTGCTCAAGGAACTTGAAAAGGAACAAAAGAAAGCAAAGGAGAAAGATGATAACAAGAAGAAAGACGGTGATAAGGAGAAGGCGGATGAGGAAAAAGTAGGCCAGAAAGATATAGTAGTCGAGCTTAACGGCATTGAAGACCGTATCGTACGTCTGACTCCCAACTCTTCTGACTTAGGCAGTGCCATACTATCCAAAGATGGAGAGGATCTCTACTATTTCTCTGCTTTCGAAGATGGATATGACCTTTGGAAAATGAATCTCCGTGAGAAAGAGACAAAACGTCTGCATAAACTCAATACCGGGTGGGCATCGCTGATGCTGGATAAAAAAGGAGATATCTTCTTATTGGGAAGCCGCAATATGCAAAAGATGGATGCCAAGTCGGATGCTTTGAAATCAATCAGTTATCAGGCTGAAATGAAAATGGATTTGGCAGCTGAACGTGAAGCGATGTTTGACCATGTGTACAAACAACATCAGAAACGTTTTTATAATGTCAATATGCACGGGGTAAACTGGGATGCCATGACTAATGCTTATCGCAAGTTCCTGCCTCACATTGATAACAATTATGACTTTGCAGAACTGTTGAGTGAATGGTTGGGCGAGTTGAATGTTTCACATACCGGAGGACGCTATTCTCCCAAAGGTAAAGGTGATGTTACTTCCAATCTGGGACTTCTGTTCGACTGGGATTATCAGGGAAAAGGGATGCAGATTGCCGAAATTATCGAGAAAGGTCCGTTCGACCATTCGCGTACCAAAGTAAAAGCGGGATGTATCATTGAAAAGATTAACGGTGAGGAAATAACTCCCGATCATGACATCACTTGTCTGTTGAATAATAAAGCAGGGAAGAAGACCTTGATTTCAATCTACAATCCGCAAAATAAAGAACGTTGGGAAGAAGTAGTGATGCCGGTTACGAGTGGTCAGCTGAATGGGTTGTTATACAAACGTTGGGTGAAACAGCGGGCGGCAGATGTTGAGAAATGGTCGAAAGGACGTTTGGGATATGTTCATATTCAATCCATGGGAGATGACAGTTTCCGTACCGTTTACTCGGATATTCTGGGAAAATATAACAACTGTGATGGAATTGTGATTGATACCCGGTTCAACGGTGGTGGTCGTTTGCACGAAGATATTGAAATACTGTTCAGCGGTCAGAAATATTTCACTCAAGTAGTCCGTGGACGTGAAGCGTGTGACATGCCAAGCCGTCGTTGGAACAAGCCGTCTATTATGCTGCAATGTGAAGCCAACTATTCGAATGCACATGGAACTCCATGGGTATATAAACATCAAAATATAGGAAAACTTGTCGGTATGCCTGTTCCGGGTACAATGACGAGCGTGTCTTGGGAAACTTTACAAGATCCTTCACTCGTCTTTGGTATTCCTATTGTCGGCTATCGTTTGCCTGATGGCAGTTATTTGGAAAATACCCAGTTGGAACCGGATGTGAAGGTCGCCAATGATCCGGAGACAGTCGTTAAGGGAGAGGATACCCAATTAAAAGTGGCTGTCGATGAACTTCTGAAAGAAATAGATAAGCAGAAGAAGTAA
- a CDS encoding MBL fold metallo-hydrolase → MSYKITTLVENCVYGRKLQAEHGLSLYIEIQGNRILFDTGASDLFIRNARLLHIDLQKVDYLILSHGHSDHTGGLRYFLELNTQATVVCKREIFSPKFKDERENGMKHTQNLDLSRFRFITEQTELLPGVFLFPSIDIINQEDTHFERFWVQQEDGCKIPDTFQDELAMVLVEPEGVSVLSACSHRGITNILRTVRAAFPESSCKLLLGGFHIHNAEKQKYQIIADYLQEYLPRQIGVCHCTGVDKYAFFFKDFGDKAFYNYTGKLIQTDFSE, encoded by the coding sequence ATGAGCTATAAAATAACGACTCTTGTGGAGAATTGTGTCTATGGACGTAAATTGCAGGCAGAGCATGGTCTTTCTCTCTATATTGAGATCCAAGGGAATAGAATTCTTTTCGATACGGGAGCATCTGACTTGTTTATCCGTAATGCCCGTCTGTTGCACATTGATTTACAAAAAGTTGATTATTTAATATTATCCCACGGTCACAGTGACCATACGGGGGGACTGCGTTATTTTTTGGAATTGAATACACAGGCAACCGTTGTCTGTAAACGTGAAATCTTTTCTCCTAAATTCAAGGATGAACGTGAGAATGGAATGAAGCATACGCAAAATCTTGATCTTTCCCGTTTCCGCTTTATCACAGAGCAGACCGAACTGCTTCCCGGAGTTTTTCTTTTTCCATCTATTGATATTATCAATCAGGAGGATACCCATTTTGAACGCTTCTGGGTTCAGCAAGAAGATGGTTGCAAAATACCGGATACCTTTCAGGATGAATTGGCAATGGTGTTAGTGGAACCGGAAGGAGTTTCTGTGTTGAGCGCCTGTTCTCACCGGGGGATCACCAATATCTTGCGTACCGTTCGGGCTGCATTTCCTGAATCTTCCTGCAAGTTACTTCTCGGAGGTTTTCACATTCATAATGCGGAAAAACAAAAATATCAGATCATTGCAGATTATTTGCAGGAATACCTTCCCCGGCAAATTGGCGTTTGTCATTGTACGGGAGTGGATAAATACGCCTTCTTTTTCAAAGATTTTGGTGACAAAGCATTCTATAATTACACGGGAAAACTAATTCAAACTGATTTTTCAGAATAA
- a CDS encoding flavodoxin family protein encodes MAKKVLIISSSPRKGGNSDLLCDEFMKGALEAGNEVEKIFLKDKTVHPCTGCSVCSMYGKPCPQKDDAAEIVEKMIAADVIVMATPVYFYTMCGQMKIMIDRCCARYTEITNKEFYFIIAAAENNKAMMERTIDGFRGFLDCLEGPQEKGTVYGIGAWKVGEIKDTPYMQEAYKMGKMV; translated from the coding sequence ATGGCTAAAAAGGTTTTGATAATTTCATCCAGTCCACGTAAAGGTGGTAATTCTGATTTATTATGTGATGAATTTATGAAAGGTGCTCTCGAAGCAGGTAATGAAGTGGAGAAGATTTTCCTGAAAGACAAAACAGTTCATCCTTGTACGGGATGCAGTGTTTGCAGTATGTACGGTAAACCTTGTCCGCAGAAGGATGATGCAGCGGAAATTGTAGAGAAGATGATTGCTGCAGATGTGATTGTGATGGCAACTCCGGTCTATTTTTATACCATGTGCGGACAGATGAAGATTATGATCGACCGCTGCTGTGCACGCTATACGGAAATAACCAATAAGGAATTTTATTTCATTATTGCGGCTGCGGAAAATAATAAAGCAATGATGGAACGTACCATTGATGGTTTCCGTGGCTTCCTCGATTGCCTGGAAGGACCGCAGGAAAAGGGAACGGTTTATGGAATTGGTGCATGGAAGGTAGGGGAAATTAAGGATACTCCCTATATGCAGGAAGCTTACAAGATGGGAAAAATGGTATAA